The following coding sequences lie in one Halogeometricum rufum genomic window:
- the trpA gene encoding tryptophan synthase subunit alpha produces the protein MGNPELDAAFADAAAFVPYLAAGDPDFESSIAYVEALERGGADVIELGLPFSEPIAEGPTIQEAVVRSLEGGMTPDRFFEFVEALDVDVPLVCMTYYNLIYRYGGSEAQRASNASGEAASKGPRPFVEKAAEVGLSGFVVPDLPAEEAGPLREACDEFGLDLVFIVAPTTTGDRLARIMEQVSGYVYVQARLGVTGAQDDVSGQTESSLDRLSEYDVPKAVGFGIKTGDHAERIVAAGADGIIVGSALVDIVAEGHENGDDAETVADRLERKARELKDGAERGLAQRAPQAERT, from the coding sequence ATGGGCAACCCCGAACTCGACGCCGCCTTCGCGGACGCGGCGGCGTTCGTCCCCTACCTCGCCGCGGGCGACCCGGACTTCGAGTCGTCGATAGCGTACGTCGAGGCCCTCGAACGCGGCGGGGCCGACGTCATCGAACTCGGCCTGCCGTTCTCCGAGCCCATCGCCGAGGGGCCGACGATTCAGGAGGCCGTCGTGCGGTCGCTGGAGGGCGGCATGACGCCCGACCGCTTCTTCGAGTTCGTCGAGGCCCTCGACGTGGACGTGCCGTTGGTCTGCATGACCTACTACAACCTCATCTACCGGTACGGGGGCAGCGAGGCGCAACGCGCCTCGAACGCGAGCGGGGAAGCCGCGAGCAAGGGGCCGCGGCCGTTCGTCGAGAAGGCCGCCGAAGTCGGTCTGTCGGGCTTCGTCGTCCCGGACCTGCCCGCCGAAGAGGCCGGCCCCCTGCGGGAGGCGTGCGACGAGTTCGGACTGGACCTCGTGTTCATCGTCGCGCCGACGACGACGGGCGACCGACTCGCCCGCATCATGGAACAGGTGTCCGGCTACGTCTACGTGCAGGCGCGCCTCGGGGTCACGGGCGCGCAGGACGACGTCTCCGGACAGACGGAGTCGAGCCTCGACCGACTCAGCGAGTACGACGTGCCGAAGGCAGTCGGCTTCGGCATCAAGACCGGCGACCACGCCGAGCGAATCGTCGCCGCGGGCGCCGACGGCATCATCGTCGGGAGCGCACTCGTCGACATCGTCGCCGAGGGCCACGAGAACGGCGACGACGCCGAGACGGTCGCCGACCGACTGGAGCGGAAGGCGCGCGAACTGAAGGACGGTGCCGAACGCGGATTGGCGCAACGTGCGCCCCAAGCGGAACGCACATAA
- the trpC gene encoding indole-3-glycerol phosphate synthase has translation MNASEDSLAPEVRSILDAARERPGGDERVAVAARSFPDAVAEAEAEGRVPVVAEVKPTSPTTAGERTDDPVELAREMVAGGATALSVLTEPEHFGGSTENLRRIREAVDVPVLRKDFLVTESQLDAVAADLVLVIARFVGDDLSDLVSAARERGFQPLVEVHDRAELERALDAGAEIIGVNNRDLAKLEVDLETFESVAPHVPDDVTLLAESGVTTTADARRMRAAGADALLIGTAIMDGDARANTERFTQATAETETSE, from the coding sequence ATGAACGCTAGTGAGGATTCGCTCGCGCCCGAGGTCCGGTCTATCCTCGACGCCGCGCGAGAGCGACCCGGCGGCGACGAACGCGTGGCCGTCGCGGCGCGGTCGTTCCCCGACGCCGTCGCGGAGGCGGAGGCCGAGGGTCGCGTCCCCGTCGTCGCGGAGGTAAAGCCCACCAGTCCGACGACGGCGGGCGAACGCACCGACGACCCGGTGGAACTGGCCCGCGAGATGGTCGCGGGCGGCGCGACGGCGCTCTCCGTCCTGACCGAACCGGAGCACTTCGGGGGGTCCACGGAGAACCTCCGGCGCATCCGCGAGGCGGTTGACGTGCCGGTGCTTCGCAAGGACTTCCTCGTGACGGAGTCGCAGTTGGACGCCGTCGCGGCCGACCTGGTGCTGGTCATCGCCCGGTTCGTCGGCGACGACCTCTCGGACCTCGTCTCGGCGGCGCGAGAGCGCGGCTTCCAGCCCCTCGTGGAGGTTCACGACCGCGCGGAACTCGAACGCGCCCTCGACGCGGGCGCCGAGATAATCGGCGTGAACAACCGCGACCTGGCGAAGTTGGAGGTGGACCTCGAAACGTTCGAGTCCGTCGCGCCCCACGTCCCCGACGACGTGACGCTTCTCGCCGAGAGCGGCGTGACGACCACCGCGGACGCGCGCCGGATGCGGGCCGCGGGCGCGGACGCACTCCTCATCGGCACGGCCATCATGGACGGCGACGCGCGCGCGAACACGGAGCGATTCACACAGGCGACAGCGGAGACGGAGACATCAGAATGA
- a CDS encoding 2-amino-3,7-dideoxy-D-threo-hept-6-ulosonate synthase, producing the protein MDVGITSRLERISTGGRYLVVPMDHGITLGPVKGLVDLETTVDAITRGGADAVLTQKGVARRVHPNKNGKGYIVHLNGSTVIGPDSNDKRITGSVEEALRVGADAVSFHMNVGSEFEPDQMTKLGELTETAHQFGVPVLAMNYARGRDTDEHDAENLAHAVRLAEELGADVVKTAYTGDAETFDRVCEATRLPVVIAGGSRGTDYQTVEMVRGAMDAGAAGVSMGRSIFQHDDPESITRAVSAVIHRDEDAETALHEAGLELEA; encoded by the coding sequence ATGGACGTAGGAATCACATCACGACTCGAACGGATATCGACAGGGGGGCGATACCTCGTCGTCCCGATGGACCACGGAATCACGCTCGGCCCGGTGAAGGGCCTCGTCGACCTGGAGACGACGGTCGACGCCATCACCCGCGGCGGTGCGGACGCCGTCCTCACGCAGAAGGGCGTCGCCCGGCGCGTTCACCCGAACAAGAACGGCAAAGGCTACATCGTCCATCTGAACGGCTCGACGGTCATCGGCCCGGACTCGAACGACAAACGGATCACCGGCTCGGTCGAGGAAGCGCTTCGCGTCGGCGCCGACGCCGTCTCCTTCCACATGAACGTCGGCAGCGAGTTCGAACCCGACCAGATGACGAAACTCGGCGAACTGACGGAGACGGCCCACCAGTTCGGCGTGCCCGTCCTCGCGATGAACTACGCGCGCGGCCGCGACACGGACGAACACGACGCCGAGAACCTCGCCCACGCCGTCCGCCTCGCCGAGGAACTCGGCGCCGACGTGGTGAAGACGGCGTACACGGGTGACGCGGAGACGTTCGACCGCGTCTGCGAGGCGACGCGCCTCCCCGTCGTCATCGCGGGCGGCAGTCGCGGCACCGACTACCAGACGGTCGAGATGGTTCGCGGCGCGATGGACGCCGGCGCCGCGGGCGTCTCGATGGGTCGTTCCATCTTCCAGCACGACGACCCCGAGTCCATCACGCGCGCCGTGAGCGCCGTCATCCACCGCGACGAGGACGCGGAGACGGCCCTCCACGAGGCGGGACTCGAACTCGAAGCGTAG
- the trpB gene encoding tryptophan synthase subunit beta: MSKTTFDGKFGDYGGQYVPEALMPAIEELEDAYERYVLENEDGFMDEFRRRLRDFGGRPTPTQYAERLSERYDRDVYMKREDLLHGGAHKLNNALGQVLLAKYMGKERIVAETGAGQHGTATAMAAAHLDVPCEVYMGERDINRQRPNVFRMRLNGSEVNPVTVGRGTLKEAISETMRDWATNVEDTHYVIGSIVGPHPFPAMVRDFQSVISEEAREQMRDRAGTLPDSVLACAGGGSNTMGAFAEFVDDEGVDLYAVEAGGSTLEVDEEAGVAPNSASLSTGSEGVLHGARTKLLQDRDGQIMESHSVSSGLDYAGVGPELAHLVDEGRVRAVNVDDDDALTAFHRLSQLEGVIPALETAHAFAYLEAHHEELGDTVLVNVSGRGDKDLESVIEETAQRDIDIAPDMDAFAGGF; encoded by the coding sequence ATGAGCAAGACGACGTTCGACGGCAAGTTCGGCGACTACGGCGGACAGTACGTTCCCGAGGCGCTCATGCCCGCCATCGAGGAACTGGAAGACGCGTACGAGCGGTACGTGTTGGAGAACGAGGACGGCTTCATGGACGAGTTCCGGCGACGGCTCCGGGACTTCGGCGGGCGGCCGACGCCGACGCAGTACGCCGAACGCCTCTCGGAGCGGTACGACCGCGACGTGTACATGAAGCGCGAGGACCTCCTGCACGGCGGCGCGCACAAACTCAACAACGCCCTCGGGCAGGTCCTCCTCGCGAAGTACATGGGCAAAGAGCGCATCGTCGCGGAGACGGGCGCGGGCCAGCACGGGACGGCGACGGCGATGGCCGCCGCACATCTCGACGTACCCTGCGAGGTGTACATGGGCGAACGCGACATCAACCGCCAGCGTCCCAACGTCTTCAGGATGCGGCTCAACGGCTCCGAGGTGAACCCGGTCACCGTCGGCCGCGGGACGCTGAAGGAGGCCATCTCCGAGACGATGCGCGACTGGGCGACGAACGTGGAGGACACCCACTACGTCATCGGGAGTATCGTCGGTCCGCACCCGTTCCCGGCGATGGTACGGGACTTCCAGTCGGTCATCTCCGAGGAGGCGCGCGAGCAGATGCGCGACCGAGCGGGGACGCTCCCCGACTCCGTCCTCGCCTGCGCGGGCGGCGGGTCCAACACCATGGGCGCGTTCGCGGAGTTCGTCGACGACGAGGGCGTCGACCTGTACGCCGTCGAAGCCGGCGGCTCCACGCTCGAAGTCGACGAGGAGGCGGGCGTCGCGCCCAACTCCGCGTCGCTGTCGACGGGGTCGGAGGGCGTCCTCCACGGCGCGCGGACCAAACTCCTGCAGGACCGCGACGGACAGATAATGGAGAGCCACAGCGTCTCCTCCGGACTGGACTACGCGGGCGTCGGCCCCGAACTCGCGCACCTCGTCGACGAGGGACGCGTTCGGGCCGTGAACGTGGACGACGACGACGCGCTCACCGCCTTCCACCGCCTCTCCCAACTGGAGGGGGTCATCCCCGCCCTGGAGACGGCGCACGCGTTCGCCTACCTCGAAGCCCACCACGAGGAACTGGGCGACACCGTGCTGGTGAACGTCTCGGGCCGCGGCGACAAGGACCTCGAATCGGTCATCGAGGAGACGGCGCAGCGAGACATCGACATCGCGCCGGACATGGACGCGTTCGCGGGGGGGTTCTGA